In the genome of Fusobacterium necrogenes, one region contains:
- a CDS encoding 7-cyano-7-deazaguanine synthase codes for MKKRKKALALFSGGLDSALAIKLMKDQGVEVIPLNFVSHFFGGKNEKAEKMAEQLGVKIEYVHFEKKHTEVVKNPIYGRGKNMNPCIDCHSLMFKVAGELLEKYDADFVISGEVLGQRPMSQNSAALEKVKKLSGMDELIVRPLSARLLPPSKPELEGWIDREKLLDIQGRSRHIQMELMKKYGLVEYPSPGGGCLLTDPAFSDRLSILEKDGYLEEEYSFLFHLIKKSRFYRLEKGKYLFVGRDQEGNERIASYKELGSFYLCGHRVPGPHMLGFGEFNDEDINLVKELFSRYSKCKGKEEIEVRINGQISKVPVVDVEKVEEFMKKYQIVG; via the coding sequence GTGAAAAAAAGAAAAAAAGCACTAGCACTATTTTCTGGTGGATTAGATAGCGCTTTAGCTATAAAACTTATGAAAGATCAAGGCGTGGAAGTAATTCCTTTAAATTTTGTATCCCATTTTTTTGGTGGAAAAAATGAAAAAGCTGAGAAAATGGCAGAGCAATTAGGAGTGAAAATAGAATATGTACATTTTGAAAAAAAACATACAGAGGTTGTAAAAAATCCAATATATGGTAGAGGAAAAAATATGAATCCATGTATAGATTGTCACTCTCTTATGTTTAAGGTTGCAGGAGAGCTATTAGAAAAATATGATGCAGACTTTGTAATTTCTGGAGAAGTGCTGGGGCAAAGACCTATGTCTCAAAACTCAGCTGCGTTAGAAAAAGTAAAAAAACTTTCTGGGATGGATGAATTAATAGTAAGACCTCTATCTGCTAGATTATTACCACCAAGTAAACCAGAGTTGGAAGGATGGATAGATAGAGAAAAACTTTTAGATATTCAAGGGAGAAGTAGACATATCCAAATGGAATTAATGAAAAAATATGGTTTAGTGGAATATCCTAGTCCAGGTGGAGGTTGTCTATTGACAGATCCAGCTTTTTCTGATAGACTATCTATATTGGAAAAAGATGGTTATCTTGAAGAGGAATACTCTTTTCTTTTCCATCTAATAAAGAAAAGTAGATTTTATAGATTAGAAAAAGGAAAATATTTATTTGTAGGAAGAGACCAAGAGGGAAATGAGAGAATAGCTAGCTATAAAGAGTTAGGAAGTTTTTATCTGTGTGGACATAGGGTTCCAGGACCACATATGTTAGGTTTTGGAGAGTTTAATGATGAGGATATAAACTTAGTAAAAGAGCTATTTTCAAGATATTCTAAATGTAAAGGTAAAGAGGAGATAGAGGTAAGAATTAATGGACAGATCTCTAAAGTACCAGTAGTAGATGTAGAAAAAGTAGAAGAGTTTATGAAAAAATATCAAATAGTAGGATAG
- a CDS encoding alanine/glycine:cation symporter family protein, translating into MNWFENLVNIINGIMWNKNLLVILLVVSGIIFTIRTRGVQFRLFAHMCQLLTEKSKVGKDDVSSFQAFCISTASRVGVGNLAGVVAAVSVGGPGSVFWMWVVALLNSATAFIESTIAILYREKDPKGGYRGGAPYFLTKGLNQKWLGVLFVIFALICWGGVFQVISNSVTESFNTAFGINTNMTSLILVVLSAGVLFGNRNKIVKVLDKMVPFMAALYLIVVFYIIVKNIGLMGTTMVDIFEHAFGVKQFLGGTFGSVVMEGVKRGLFSNEAGSGSAPCAAAAAEVEHPAKQGLIQALGVLVDTVVICSATAFVILLSNGHVQEGLGGMTLLQEAFRYHVGEWGVVFTAVILFLFSFSTILGISFYAKPNLYFLCEKEWPQEAFKIFTLIMLYWGGVRQNFLVWSLADLGLGLMTIVNMIGVFPLVSKALESLKDYEVKYFKNN; encoded by the coding sequence ATGAATTGGTTTGAAAACTTAGTAAACATAATCAATGGAATTATGTGGAACAAAAATTTATTAGTAATACTTTTAGTGGTAAGTGGAATTATTTTTACTATTAGAACAAGGGGAGTACAATTTAGATTATTTGCTCATATGTGCCAACTTTTAACTGAAAAATCTAAGGTGGGAAAAGATGATGTTTCTTCATTCCAAGCTTTCTGTATAAGTACAGCGTCGAGAGTAGGAGTAGGAAATCTTGCTGGAGTAGTAGCAGCTGTATCAGTAGGGGGACCTGGTTCTGTATTTTGGATGTGGGTAGTGGCTTTACTTAATTCAGCAACAGCTTTTATCGAGTCAACTATAGCTATACTATATAGAGAAAAAGATCCAAAAGGAGGATATAGAGGAGGAGCACCATATTTTTTAACAAAAGGACTTAATCAAAAGTGGTTAGGAGTACTGTTTGTAATTTTTGCTCTTATTTGCTGGGGAGGAGTTTTCCAAGTAATTTCAAACTCTGTTACAGAATCTTTTAATACAGCTTTTGGAATTAACACAAATATGACTTCTTTGATTTTAGTAGTGTTGTCTGCTGGAGTACTTTTTGGAAATAGAAATAAAATAGTAAAAGTTTTAGATAAGATGGTTCCTTTTATGGCAGCTTTATATTTAATAGTTGTTTTTTATATAATTGTAAAAAATATAGGACTTATGGGTACAACTATGGTAGATATATTTGAACATGCATTTGGAGTTAAACAATTTTTAGGAGGAACATTTGGTAGTGTTGTTATGGAAGGAGTAAAGAGAGGACTTTTCTCTAATGAAGCAGGGTCTGGTTCTGCTCCATGTGCAGCAGCAGCAGCAGAAGTGGAACATCCAGCCAAACAAGGATTAATTCAAGCTCTAGGAGTATTAGTAGATACAGTTGTAATTTGTAGTGCTACAGCTTTTGTTATTTTATTATCTAATGGACACGTACAAGAGGGATTAGGTGGAATGACTTTATTACAAGAAGCTTTTAGATACCATGTAGGAGAGTGGGGAGTTGTTTTTACAGCGGTAATTTTATTCCTTTTCTCATTTAGTACAATTTTAGGTATTAGTTTCTATGCAAAACCTAATTTATATTTTCTCTGTGAAAAAGAATGGCCGCAAGAAGCTTTTAAAATATTTACACTGATTATGTTATACTGGGGAGGAGTTAGACAAAACTTCTTAGTATGGAGTTTAGCTGATTTAGGATTAGGACTTATGACAATAGTAAATATGATTGGAGTATTTCCTCTAGTTTCAAAAGCTCTTGAGAGTTTAAAAGATTACGAAGTTAAATATTTTAAAAATAATTAA
- a CDS encoding lipase family protein, translating into MTTVREYILLSVLSYYNFTKSQCGKTLKEVFESFENNPSITETFSIFLSKNRKIFYEYYKKILKSWKIYYVDNRTASSGKEASGFYSVVFEKDETYVVAYRGSEKFPLEDAYKDFIETDLAIGLGKIPQQFYEGVEVYQKLIKIDKIPHRSITLTGHSLGGGIAQYVALSIDRKYNVIPYTYTWNAIGINREGIVSVLDYINLDKILKERTDLKKEEREIFSLFNQSYLEFLAKELKRVKAIKDTQTILVEKDEIIFFDIDEGFIKRLLKTTNLEKCMMKLPLERRKSLILKQNFFDRIFQLENMGELLEKAENFIKRVNDNVVYKEYIFNFGHSQDLTFSLFRHLGVSYLVDENFNKRVILKNSFFNNFKIFTKSIQNHHFENVFLPFIATEGEREGNFTLRLNLDFVASSIRKLFTMEYCLEKRLLANYYSLISVDENNFKELQNDILNGLSSSGVNLLYKKQIVTRIRNMGRVEFSRLWEKVKIKLPSPYRNLDIYDIFIFNN; encoded by the coding sequence ATGACAACAGTTAGGGAATATATACTTTTAAGTGTTTTATCATATTATAACTTTACTAAAAGTCAGTGTGGAAAAACACTCAAAGAGGTATTTGAGAGTTTTGAAAATAACCCTTCTATAACTGAGACATTCTCTATTTTTTTGTCTAAGAATAGAAAGATATTTTATGAATACTATAAAAAAATTTTGAAAAGTTGGAAAATTTACTATGTAGATAATAGAACGGCTTCTTCAGGAAAGGAAGCTTCAGGTTTTTATTCAGTAGTTTTTGAAAAAGATGAGACTTATGTTGTAGCTTATAGAGGAAGTGAAAAATTTCCTTTAGAAGATGCTTATAAAGATTTCATAGAAACAGATTTAGCTATTGGACTTGGAAAGATCCCACAACAATTTTATGAAGGGGTTGAAGTTTATCAAAAGCTAATAAAAATAGATAAAATTCCACATAGGAGTATAACTTTAACTGGTCACTCATTAGGAGGAGGAATAGCACAATATGTAGCTCTTTCTATTGATAGAAAGTATAATGTAATTCCATATACATATACTTGGAATGCAATAGGAATAAATAGAGAAGGAATTGTTTCAGTATTAGACTATATAAATTTGGATAAAATACTAAAGGAGAGAACAGATTTAAAAAAAGAGGAAAGAGAAATATTTTCCTTATTTAATCAATCATATTTAGAGTTTTTAGCTAAAGAATTGAAAAGAGTAAAGGCAATAAAAGATACACAAACAATTTTAGTAGAGAAAGATGAAATTATATTTTTCGATATAGATGAAGGATTTATAAAAAGATTGTTGAAAACTACAAATTTAGAAAAATGTATGATGAAATTACCTCTCGAAAGAAGAAAAAGTCTTATATTAAAACAAAATTTCTTTGATAGGATATTTCAATTAGAAAATATGGGAGAGTTATTAGAAAAAGCAGAAAATTTTATAAAGAGAGTGAATGATAATGTGGTTTATAAAGAATATATATTTAATTTTGGACACTCACAAGATTTGACATTTTCTTTATTTAGGCATTTGGGAGTTTCATATTTAGTTGATGAGAATTTTAATAAACGAGTTATTTTAAAAAATTCTTTTTTTAATAATTTTAAAATTTTTACTAAATCTATACAGAACCACCATTTTGAAAATGTTTTTTTACCCTTTATTGCAACTGAAGGAGAACGTGAAGGAAATTTTACTTTAAGATTGAATTTAGATTTTGTTGCTAGTTCTATAAGAAAATTATTTACTATGGAGTATTGTTTAGAAAAGAGATTGTTAGCTAACTATTATTCATTGATAAGTGTAGATGAGAATAATTTTAAAGAACTACAAAATGATATTTTAAATGGATTAAGTAGTAGTGGAGTTAATCTTTTGTATAAAAAACAAATAGTAACTAGAATAAGAAATATGGGGAGAGTAGAGTTTAGTAGACTATGGGAAAAAGTAAAGATTAAGTTACCAAGTCCATATAGAAATTTGGATATTTATGATATTTTTATCTTTAATAATTAA
- a CDS encoding diacylglycerol kinase: protein MIMEERNKWKNIGITEKFNVAFEGIFETIRTERHMKFHCFCTIIVFIFSLFLDIGKYDAIAIIISVALIWLAELFNTAIESCVDMVTEKYHPLAKRAKDIAAGAVLITAINALFVGYIVFEKRIILNMKEAFSFLKASYQHTVLSIFVLIVVVVICIKAITGKGTALRGGFPSGHSALATSILTLVTALTDNPKIFFLTFILTVLVIHSRIEGKIHTFFETLIGAFLGWAITYLILILVAI, encoded by the coding sequence ATGATAATGGAAGAGAGAAATAAATGGAAAAATATTGGAATTACTGAGAAATTTAACGTAGCTTTTGAAGGAATATTTGAAACCATTCGAACAGAAAGACACATGAAATTTCATTGTTTTTGCACAATTATAGTATTTATTTTTTCTCTTTTTTTGGATATAGGGAAATATGATGCTATAGCTATAATTATCAGTGTTGCATTAATATGGTTAGCTGAACTTTTTAATACAGCTATTGAGAGTTGTGTAGATATGGTTACAGAAAAATATCATCCACTAGCAAAAAGAGCAAAAGATATAGCAGCTGGTGCAGTATTAATAACAGCTATTAACGCACTTTTTGTAGGGTATATAGTCTTTGAAAAGAGAATAATATTGAATATGAAAGAAGCTTTTTCTTTTTTGAAGGCCTCATATCAACATACTGTTTTATCTATTTTTGTATTAATAGTAGTTGTTGTTATATGTATAAAAGCTATAACTGGAAAAGGAACAGCTTTGAGGGGAGGATTTCCTAGTGGACATAGTGCATTAGCTACTTCTATATTAACTTTAGTAACTGCTCTTACAGATAATCCTAAAATATTTTTTCTAACTTTTATTTTAACTGTACTTGTTATTCATTCTAGAATTGAAGGAAAGATACATACATTTTTCGAAACTTTAATAGGTGCTTTTTTAGGTTGGGCAATTACTTATTTAATTTTGATTTTAGTGGCAATATGA
- the ybeY gene encoding rRNA maturation RNase YbeY: protein MEVVLEMSLEIEGFDNLVNEEEIRGYIQKVLEKEYESKGMVYISLLLTGNEEIQIINREYRDKNEPTDVISFAYHETEDFDIGPYDTLGDIVISLEKVEEQAKEYNHSSKREFFYVLTHGILHLLGYDHIDENSKKEMRAKEEELLGNSGFTREM, encoded by the coding sequence ATGGAAGTAGTATTAGAGATGTCTTTGGAGATAGAAGGTTTTGATAATTTAGTAAATGAAGAGGAGATAAGAGGATATATCCAAAAAGTGTTAGAAAAAGAGTATGAGAGTAAAGGAATGGTATATATATCTCTTCTATTAACAGGTAATGAAGAGATTCAAATAATAAATAGGGAATATAGAGATAAGAATGAACCTACTGATGTGATATCTTTTGCTTATCATGAAACAGAAGATTTTGATATAGGTCCATATGATACTTTAGGTGACATTGTTATTTCTTTAGAAAAAGTAGAAGAACAAGCAAAAGAATACAATCATTCTAGTAAAAGAGAGTTTTTTTATGTATTAACTCATGGAATTTTACATCTATTGGGATATGATCATATTGATGAAAATAGTAAAAAAGAAATGAGAGCTAAAGAAGAAGAATTATTAGGTAATTCTGGCTTTACTAGAGAGATGTGA
- a CDS encoding HD family phosphohydrolase, translating to MKTINLFGLKLQFEIKRNKYSDENIYSSDYSLREKLIYMILIMFIIAFSSKISLISNQNNYKIGDIVRADIYAPNTIIFKDDSAKEKIIEDMIRESGKEYIFSSDAEKLYLDYFDEFFSNIYLKKNSNIEDIEYGKIERNTNKKISTVLVNNILVLELYEIENLEKKIRSFLEKAYKEGIVKEKNEIFYPEDIRREYENLTLLEKNIADIFTTPNFIYDEVKTKKNIQEKVSQIKDQYVEIKAGTLLAKTGEILNERRIKILEASGVYSYKKSFALIFANIIYLGIISSLFYGLFFNNYRKVILNKNYYRSSLLILVGTLVAFRVFNNDLMYLLPADTAFFLLILLVGKNYATSLFSFMLFFLMPILNFDLKFFTMYFIAISFAANIVSKINTRSGIIAAGVQLSILKVGIYLLFSYFSEIERFTTAITSGSILLSGLISGMLTIAFLPYFERTFNILTIFRLLELGDLSHPLLKKISVEAPGTFQHSVMVATLSENAAAAIGANAVFCRVASYYHDLGKTKRPKFYIENQQNGENPHNRISPFMSTLIITSHTKDGAEMAKDYQIPKEIRDIMYEHQGTSFLAYFYNAAKKLDPNVEKEEFRYSGPKPKTKESAIIMLADSIEAAIRSLDEKNPITMENMIRKIINGKIEDNQLSEANLTFKEIEIIIRVFIKTLVSIHHVRIKYPGQK from the coding sequence ATGAAAACAATAAATCTCTTTGGCTTAAAACTTCAGTTTGAGATAAAAAGAAATAAGTATAGTGATGAAAATATTTACTCAAGTGATTATTCATTGAGAGAAAAGTTAATTTATATGATTTTGATCATGTTTATTATAGCTTTTTCTTCTAAGATATCTCTTATTTCAAATCAAAATAATTATAAAATAGGGGATATTGTAAGGGCTGATATTTATGCCCCTAATACTATTATTTTTAAAGATGATAGTGCAAAAGAGAAAATAATTGAAGATATGATAAGAGAATCCGGGAAAGAGTATATATTTTCATCAGATGCAGAAAAGTTATATTTAGATTACTTTGATGAATTTTTCAGCAATATATATTTGAAAAAAAATAGCAATATAGAAGATATAGAGTATGGAAAAATTGAGAGAAATACTAATAAAAAAATTTCAACTGTACTTGTTAATAATATACTGGTTTTGGAGTTGTATGAAATAGAAAATTTAGAAAAAAAGATAAGATCTTTTTTAGAAAAAGCATATAAAGAAGGGATTGTTAAAGAGAAAAATGAAATTTTTTATCCAGAAGATATAAGAAGAGAATATGAAAATTTAACCTTATTAGAAAAAAATATTGCTGACATATTTACTACACCAAATTTTATATATGATGAAGTAAAAACTAAAAAAAATATTCAAGAGAAAGTTTCTCAAATAAAAGATCAATATGTAGAGATAAAAGCTGGAACATTATTAGCTAAAACTGGAGAGATTTTAAACGAGAGAAGAATAAAGATTTTAGAAGCAAGTGGAGTTTATTCATATAAGAAAAGTTTTGCTCTCATCTTTGCTAATATAATATATTTAGGAATTATTTCTTCACTTTTTTATGGCTTATTTTTTAATAATTATAGAAAAGTAATTTTAAATAAGAATTATTATAGATCTTCTCTTTTAATTTTAGTAGGAACACTTGTAGCTTTTAGAGTATTTAACAATGATTTAATGTATCTTTTACCCGCAGATACCGCTTTTTTCTTATTAATACTCTTAGTTGGAAAAAATTATGCAACCTCACTATTTTCATTTATGTTATTTTTTTTGATGCCAATATTAAATTTTGATTTAAAATTTTTTACTATGTATTTTATAGCTATTTCTTTTGCTGCTAACATAGTATCTAAAATAAATACTCGTTCTGGTATCATAGCTGCTGGAGTACAGTTATCAATTTTAAAAGTAGGAATATACTTATTATTTTCATATTTTTCAGAGATAGAAAGATTTACAACTGCTATAACATCTGGTTCTATTTTACTGTCAGGACTTATTTCTGGAATGTTAACAATAGCATTTTTACCATATTTTGAAAGAACTTTTAATATTTTAACAATATTTAGATTATTAGAGTTAGGAGATTTATCTCATCCTTTGTTAAAGAAGATATCAGTTGAAGCTCCAGGAACTTTTCAACACTCTGTAATGGTAGCAACTCTTTCAGAAAATGCTGCTGCTGCAATAGGAGCGAATGCAGTATTTTGTAGAGTAGCTTCATATTATCATGATTTAGGAAAGACTAAACGACCAAAATTTTATATAGAAAATCAGCAGAATGGAGAAAATCCACATAATAGAATATCTCCATTTATGAGTACATTAATAATTACATCTCATACTAAGGATGGAGCGGAGATGGCAAAAGACTATCAAATTCCTAAAGAAATAAGGGATATAATGTATGAGCATCAAGGAACGAGTTTTTTAGCCTATTTCTATAATGCAGCTAAAAAATTAGATCCAAATGTTGAGAAAGAGGAATTTAGATATAGTGGGCCTAAACCTAAGACAAAAGAGTCTGCTATAATAATGTTAGCGGATTCTATTGAAGCAGCTATAAGGTCATTAGATGAAAAAAATCCAATAACTATGGAGAATATGATAAGAAAGATTATCAATGGTAAAATAGAAGATAATCAGCTATCAGAAGCTAATCTAACATTTAAAGAGATAGAAATAATAATTAGAGTTTTTATAAAAACATTAGTGAGTATACATCATGTAAGGATAAAATATCCGGGCCAAAAATAA
- a CDS encoding ATP-dependent DNA helicase → MDIKEKISLEARQVMYDEIKKAQGNEIFFRGIPDKNGVVTQVQVLARGNEYSVPAILKIMRKGEVIIHNHPSGFLYPSDADVEIASIYSNKMDGASYIVNNDLNDIYVIVELFKDENIKIDTGSYFEKTGLLSQVFKGYEYRNEQLDMALHIEKGLNEETSVIVEAGTGTGKTLAYLIPSIEWAIKNKKRVVISTNTINLQEQLLNKDIPIAKRVIQGDFKYILVKGRGNYLCNRKYHNVVMGDKSLLEDFTTSQKNQFAEIIKWGNQTETGDKAELTFEADNTIWELFQSETDMCSGNKCPYKNECFFLKSRDEKKKADILITNHHMYFSDLAIRKEIGFNTEYSILPEYGLVVFDEAHNIEKVARDYFSYEASKYSFTKTMNQIFITEGKKKNTGALDFVLKHIKSEELDNHGILEREIEEIKLKHKSLYIAGREYFNHIIEVFSKGEMGTFTFRARKEEMENSPFLNTLNDFKDKFLSEYNSYNRKVRELIKELKDEEDRLGHINDFSKYIDRLDGFINNFRFIHDFSDEEFIYWIEVNSRKSNSKLVATPLKIDGELQKNLYLNLNQIIFTSATIAIGNDFTYFKESIGLDKNTLDKVIHSPFDYDNQMKVYIPNDIPNPSDKNFIDEISEYLKTQLIVSRGKTFVLFTSYQTLNYVYYMIRDELEANGIELFIHGMAPRSQLVNMYINGKNPVLFGTDSFWEGVDIKGHQLSNVILIKLPFKVPSDPVTEAIIEHITAQGKNSFTEYQIPEAVIKFKQGIGRLIRSKTDSGTITILDNRVIMKKYGKYFVDSIPTKNIKILSRSEILEDISKSTKGGE, encoded by the coding sequence ATGGATATAAAAGAGAAAATCTCTTTAGAAGCTAGACAAGTTATGTATGATGAGATAAAAAAAGCTCAAGGAAATGAAATTTTTTTTAGAGGAATTCCAGATAAAAATGGAGTAGTTACACAGGTACAGGTTCTAGCTAGGGGAAATGAGTATTCAGTTCCAGCTATTTTAAAAATTATGAGAAAAGGAGAGGTAATAATACACAATCATCCTTCAGGATTTTTATATCCATCAGATGCTGATGTTGAGATAGCTTCTATTTATTCAAATAAGATGGATGGAGCTTCATATATAGTCAATAATGATTTAAATGATATATATGTGATAGTAGAACTTTTTAAAGATGAAAATATAAAAATTGATACAGGGTCATATTTTGAAAAAACAGGACTGCTTTCCCAGGTATTTAAAGGTTATGAATATAGAAATGAGCAATTAGATATGGCACTTCATATAGAAAAAGGATTGAATGAGGAAACTTCTGTTATAGTAGAAGCAGGGACAGGAACAGGAAAAACATTAGCTTATCTTATTCCAAGTATTGAGTGGGCAATAAAAAATAAAAAAAGAGTTGTAATCTCTACTAATACTATAAATTTACAGGAGCAACTTTTAAATAAAGATATTCCAATAGCAAAAAGAGTTATACAGGGAGATTTTAAATATATTCTTGTAAAAGGTAGAGGAAACTATCTCTGTAATAGAAAATATCACAATGTAGTTATGGGAGATAAATCTCTTTTAGAAGATTTTACTACTTCTCAAAAAAATCAGTTTGCTGAGATTATAAAATGGGGTAATCAAACAGAAACTGGAGATAAGGCTGAACTTACATTTGAAGCTGATAATACTATATGGGAGTTATTTCAAAGTGAAACAGATATGTGTTCTGGAAATAAGTGTCCATATAAAAATGAGTGTTTCTTTTTAAAGTCAAGAGATGAGAAAAAGAAAGCTGATATTTTAATAACAAATCATCATATGTATTTCTCAGATTTGGCTATTAGAAAAGAGATAGGATTTAATACAGAATACTCTATTCTACCAGAATATGGATTAGTTGTTTTTGATGAGGCTCACAACATAGAAAAGGTAGCTAGGGATTATTTTTCTTATGAAGCTTCTAAATATAGCTTTACCAAAACTATGAACCAGATTTTTATAACAGAGGGGAAGAAAAAAAATACAGGAGCTTTAGACTTTGTTTTAAAACATATAAAGAGTGAAGAATTAGATAATCATGGAATTTTAGAAAGAGAGATAGAGGAGATAAAACTTAAACATAAATCTCTTTATATAGCAGGAAGAGAGTATTTCAACCATATTATTGAAGTATTTTCTAAGGGGGAGATGGGAACATTTACTTTCCGTGCTAGAAAAGAGGAGATGGAAAACTCTCCATTTTTAAATACTCTAAATGATTTTAAGGATAAATTTTTAAGTGAGTATAATTCCTACAATAGAAAAGTAAGAGAGCTAATAAAAGAGTTAAAAGATGAAGAGGATAGGCTAGGTCATATCAATGATTTTTCAAAATATATTGATAGACTAGATGGATTTATAAATAATTTTAGATTTATACACGATTTTTCAGATGAGGAGTTTATCTATTGGATAGAGGTAAATAGCAGAAAAAGTAATTCAAAACTAGTAGCAACACCTCTAAAAATAGATGGAGAGTTACAAAAGAATCTTTATCTAAATTTAAATCAGATAATTTTTACTTCAGCTACAATAGCAATAGGAAATGATTTTACATATTTTAAAGAGTCAATTGGTTTAGATAAAAATACTTTAGACAAAGTAATACACTCTCCATTTGATTATGATAATCAGATGAAAGTATATATACCAAATGATATTCCAAATCCATCAGATAAAAATTTTATAGATGAGATTTCAGAATATTTAAAAACTCAGCTGATAGTATCAAGAGGAAAAACCTTTGTGCTTTTTACATCTTATCAAACATTAAATTATGTATACTATATGATAAGAGATGAGTTAGAAGCTAATGGGATAGAGTTATTTATTCACGGAATGGCTCCTCGTAGTCAACTTGTAAATATGTATATCAATGGAAAAAATCCTGTATTATTTGGAACAGACTCTTTCTGGGAAGGAGTAGATATTAAGGGACATCAATTAAGTAATGTAATTTTAATAAAGCTACCTTTCAAAGTTCCTAGTGACCCAGTTACAGAGGCAATAATTGAGCATATAACTGCTCAAGGGAAAAACTCTTTTACTGAATATCAAATTCCAGAGGCAGTTATCAAATTTAAGCAGGGAATAGGAAGACTCATTAGAAGTAAGACAGATTCAGGAACAATAACTATATTAGACAATAGAGTCATTATGAAGAAATATGGAAAATATTTTGTAGACTCCATACCTACTAAAAATATAAAAATTTTAAGTAGGAGTGAGATATTAGAGGATATCTCTAAGAGCACGAAAGGAGGAGAATAA
- the rpsT gene encoding 30S ribosomal protein S20, with translation MAHSRSAKKRVLIAERNRERNQAVKSRVKTMVKKVLAAVEVKEVEAANAALSVAYKELDKAVTKGIIKKNTASRKKARLAAKVNAL, from the coding sequence TTGGCACATTCAAGATCAGCTAAAAAGAGAGTATTAATAGCAGAAAGAAACAGAGAGAGAAATCAAGCAGTAAAATCTAGAGTTAAAACTATGGTTAAAAAAGTTTTAGCAGCTGTAGAGGTTAAAGAAGTAGAGGCAGCTAACGCAGCTTTATCAGTAGCTTACAAAGAGTTAGACAAAGCAGTTACTAAAGGAATCATCAAGAAAAATACAGCATCTAGAAAGAAAGCTAGATTAGCAGCTAAAGTAAACGCACTTTAA